Part of the Candidatus Abyssobacteria bacterium SURF_5 genome, CTCCGTTTACTCCTTTCCTTTTTGTCCTTGGGCCGGATGGTGAAGTGCTTGGATACTATCCGGGGAAGATACCGACGTATAATGATGCGGTTACCGTCATGAACGAGGCGCGGAAATTGGTCGATGGGGAGCAGAAGCGGAAATAGGCGTAAGTGTTTTCATAAAAGAGGCTTGACAATTCTTTTACCGCTGTGATAGGATGATGCCGCACATAGGGTCCTACCTCTTCCATCCGCCGGGGAACATGGGTACGGCGAGGCTTTTCTGGGCGAGTCCGCCGAAAGAAATGGGACAGCCTGAGCGGAGTTTTAAGCGGGTTCTTTTCGCATCTCGGTTTAGGTGAGCGGGATGGAACTGTGACGGGTGACCTGAAACAAAAAGGGGAAGGAAAAGAAATGGATAATCATGCAGGCTTTGGTTTTTGCAGGCGTACTTTGATCTTTATGTGCTTGCTGCTGTTCTTGTTCACTTCTGTTCCTGCGGCGCTGGCGCAAAGTTCCTCGGCCGGCGAGCCACTGTTCAAGGAAAAATGCGGTATCTGCCATTCGCTGGATCGCGCTTTGAATCGGTTTGATCCGACTGAGAGTTGGGAGAAAGTAGTTTCGAGGCAAAGGGCAAAAGCTCCGTTCTGGGTCTCGGCCGAAGAGGGTCGCGCGATTACCGGCTATCTTGATACGAGAGGGAAAATAGTTTCCTCCGGCCGGCCCGACCTGTTGCCGGAACAGATGCAGACCCGTCAAAGCGTAATTGTTGTGGAACCGGCCTCTCGCATGAACCCGAATGTCTCGGAGGCGCGTTTCAATACGGCCAAGGCTGCATATGCCGCCAACGAGCTTTTCCTCAGCGGTGTCCCCTTCTTTGAAAAGATAACACAATTAGGTCTTCCAACCGATAAGGATCTTGTCACCATTACTTCAGAGGATTCCTTCTGGTATTCGCGGTACGGAATGAGCGCATTGCAGTTCGAATCGGGAATGGGGCTGCATTTGCTTCAGTCCCGGCGTACCATCCTTCAATCAGAAGAAGAAGGTATCTCGCCGAAGGAATTCTATGACGGTTTCCTTGCTCGAGTCCAGGAGAGGACGGGGCTGACTTCTCCACCTGCCGGGGTATATCCGGTGTTCGCTGAGTTCGCTTCGGGCGATCCCGAATTGACGCAACTGCCGAATTTCCAGGATTACAGCACGTTGCGCTGGAATCCGCAGAAATTCGACAAGACGATCTCGCTGGGCGCACTCGGGCAGGCGCTCTACAATCAGACTTTGTGGGCGGAATATTTCTTTGGGTCGAAGCACGGGGAGAACCTGCTTGGCAACGATGCGACCGAGGGATATCTTGGAGCGCTTTTGGTTGCGGAGGCCGTCAACAAGATGCATTTTCTGATTTCGGAAGCCGCTTTTGACGGCAAGAAGCTCGGACAGGTGAACCCGTTCTCCTATGAAGCGAAACTGCTGTATTATCCTCGTCAGATAGCCGTGGATCTTTCCTATCCGGACGACGCTCCTCCGATTCCTGAGTCGTATGCGGTACTTGATCCCACGAGCACGTTGTTTGATCAGGCCTCGCTGCTGCTGGGGGCGAGCGAGTTTTATTATTTCTCGGACCCGAAGGTGGAGGATAACTGGGACGCGGTTTTCGGTTCGCCGGCCGAGGGAGCTCTTTTCCCGCCGGAGCCCCACAACAGCGCGAAGGGACTGTCGGGCGTGGTGCTGAAGAACATCGTTGCGATGCACTATAATCCAGTGCGCCAAACGTTCGTGTCCACTTGGGCAAATGGCGAGCGAGGCAAGACGATTGCCGCCGCTGATGCGGGTCTGGTTCTGGTTGCATTGAAAAACACCTACACCGCGTTCCATGATGATGAAGAGATACGGCAGGGTGCGCGGAAAATGCTGGAACGCCAGGCGGAGTTCCTGTTCGATTATCTGCAGCTCCCGGACGGTGGCTTCGCCAATGAGTACAATCTGGAAACGAGCGCTCATTCGGAGGATCCGCGAAAGCTTGTTACTCAGGCGCTGGCGATCCGAGGGTTATTGGCCGCGTATGCGGTGACTGAAGATCAGAAATACCAGGAGTCGGCGATGAGCGCGCTGAACTTCATGAATGAGAAACTGTGGTCGCCGGATGCCAAAATATATCGCTCGGAAGAAGAAGCCGCTCTCTCGCACTTGTCGCCGATGGATATGGGTGCAACCTTGGGCGCTCTGCGTGAGGTCGTCTTGGCAAGAAAAGACGAGGATGTCCTCAGGAAATTCATGATCGTCTTTATCAGCGTGTTGCAGCAAAACGGTATGCAGTTGGCGGAACTGACGCCGACCGGCGAGAAATTCGGCAGCGTCGCCGATGTGATGACGCCTGATTCGGACAGTAACGGTGTGCGGAAACCCCAGTTTGCCGGAGGGAGATTCGGAGTTGCTCCCGTTCTCGCCGGTCAAATAGCCGTACCGAGCCCGTGAAGATAGAATAAAAGGTGGAGAGGGGGAGAGAATACATGATATCCGCTCCACAGATCACGAAGAACATGAAAATAGAAGAGGTTGTGAAACGATATCCGAAAACGATATCCGTTTTTGAGCGGTTCGGTTTAAGATGTACCAGTTGCAGCGTGTCTGCGTTTGAATACATTGAAGAAGGCGCGCGCTCGCACGGCATCGATGTTGATATCTTGCTCGATGAGTTGAACCGCGTCGCGCACGAGTAACTGCTGTCTCTCAAGCGCGATGAGCGAAAACATGAATCCTGGACGAGGAGGACATTTGCAGCGCAAGTGTTCCTCCTCGAGTTCTTTTTACAGATCGGAACGGCCGGGCGGTGTCATTACTCTTCTTACCGATTTTGGACTGGCGGACGCTTATGTTGGGGTCATGAAAGGGGTGATCGCGGGCATAAATCGGGAGGCGTCGGTGATTGATCTGTGCCACGAAGTGGCGCCTCAGAATGTGCATCAAGCCGCTTTTCTGCTCGCCTCTTCATACGTTTATTTTCCGGGGGGCGCCATTCATCTGGCGGTCGTCGATCCTACCGTGGGCGGCAAACGCCGCGCTATCTGCGTTGCGGCCGGTGATTTCTTCTTTGTTGGTCCCGATAACGGGATACTCTCGATTGCGTGTTCTCGCGCGGGAATTAAAGAAATCCGGTCCCTCGACAACGAGGCGTATTTCCTGAAGGACAGGAGCAAGACGTTTCATGGGAGGGACATTTTTGCGCCGGTTGCGGCGCATCTTTCGCGCGGGGTTCCATTGGCGGAGCTGGGGCGGAAGCTGCGTTCAATGAAACATGTTACGCTGCCCGAGCCGGCGATTGAGCCGCGACGCGGAATCAGGGGGCGAATCGTATATCGGGACAGGTTCGGCAATCTGATATCAAATATAGATCGCGGATCAGTGGCGGCGGCATTCGCCGGTATTGACGAGGGACGGCTGGTCATTAGAGTGGGAGAGGCTTGCATCAAAGGATTAGGTGAGAGCTATTCGGCAGTGGCGCCCGGGCTGGCGGTGGCGTTTTTCGGCAGCTATAATTTCCTGGAAGTTGGAATTCGAGACGGCAACGCTGCGGAGATATTGAAGGCGGGTGAAGGAGCCGAGGTCAGAGTAGAAGCCACCGGCGATTCGCGAGAAGAACGAATCGGGAAGAGAGGTTCACATGGACGTTCTTGAAGGCGACCAGGTCGCCCGTCAGCTCAAAAACCTGATCAGTGAGAAAATCCAGGTTCATTCGGAAAGTGTCGACCTGACAGTGAAGTCTCTTTATCGGGTCGCGACCACCGGCAGCATTGATTTTGGCGGGACAGAATATGTGCCGGGTGAGAGGGTGGCGCTGATGCCGAAGAAGCTGCGCCCGGAGGACAAGTACGGCTGGTGGTTGCTGGCGGCCGGTGATTTTCTTGTGGAGTACGGCGAAGAATTGGTGCTGCCTCCGCATCACCTCGCAATTATTCAGCCGCACGAGCGCCTGATCGAATGCGGGGTCACCCACAACACTCTATTGGTCACGGATCCCGGGCAGAAGCTCTCCACCCTCATCCAGGTCTGTCAGGCCGATGTCAGGATCAAGGAAAACGCGCGGATATCGAAGCTCATCATCCTGCGTCACTAATTGAAATTCGGGAAGGTTTCGGGCAAAGGCGAAGGGTGCTCAGTCGGCAATATATCCGGCCGAAGCATGCTTCGGCCGGATGTGAAGTTCCACCCTGCGGTTTTGCCGCCTGCCTTCTGCAGTATTATTGCGTGTCAACGGGCGTGACTCCCCATATCCAACGACCTGGATAGAGTATGGATCAAGTCCGTGACTTACCAGGAAATCAGCAACAAGACGCGACCTTCTTTCGGACAGCCATTGGTTGTAGCCTTCCTCGCCCTCGCTGTCGGTATGTCCTTCGACAACCACGAGATAGTCGGGGAATGCTTTGAGGACCTCCACCACGTCTACAAGCATTCGCTCAGCGCCAACCCGAAGCGAATATTCATCGACATCAAACAGGGCCACATTCGAAAATCTGACCACAAGAGAATCATTCCCGGTCCGTTCAGCTTGTGCGACGGCGTTCAACTCGGCATCCAATCGGTAAATCGGATCGGCGGCAGCATCAATTGTTTTCGGTTTTCGGACAAGAAGACTCGCGCATGCGGAAAAAAGGAAACCCGCTAAAACCAAGCTGAGAAAAAGTGGAGTCAATCTGCCCATTGCTGCCTCCTGCCGTAAAGCTGCCAGATTCGAATCGGGCGCCATAGGTGCAGCTACGCATCAAGGACTTTGCGAACTTTCAAGAGCAGTTCCTCCAGGTGAAACGGTTTTTGGAGCAAGCCCTTGACGCCGTCGCGCATGATCTCGCGGGTCTCCCCATTTCGGCCATACCCGGTAGAAAGGAGGGCTTTGACGCCGGGGTTGATCTCTTTCAGTCTCTGAAACGTCTCGCGTCCTCCCATTTTCGGCATGACCATATCGATGATCACGAGGCCGATGCTTCCATCATGCTCTCTGAACATCTCCACGGCTTCGACGCCGTCCTGTGCCAGAAGGACTTTATATCCGTAGGATTCGAGAACATCTTTTGCGAGCGAGCGTACGACTTCCTCGTCGTCGACAACGAGGATCAGTTCTTTTCCGCCACGGACCTCCTGAGGAGCGCTCGCGGTGGATGTCAATTCTTTTCCGCTAGCGGGCAAGTGTATCTCGAAGCACGACCCCTTGCCGAGCTTGCTGCGCACGCGGACATGTCCGCCATGATTTTTGATCACCCCATAGACCATAGAGAGGCCGAGCCCGGTTCCTTTCCCTTTTTCCTTCGTGGTAAAGAAGGGTTCAAAGATTCTCTCGATGGTTGCCGCGTCCATTCCGCATCCGCTATCTGACACGGATAAAACGACCGAGGGGATCGACTTTTTCGCGGGACGTTTGGCCGTATGTTCCGGCGCCATCAGGTCTCGTTTTGTCTTGATAGCGAGTGTTCCACCGCCGGGCATTGCATCACGGGCGTTCACGCACAAATTCACCAGAACTTGTTGTATTTGCCCGACGTCAGCTTCGACGGTGGGGATCTCTTCATCGAGATGGATCTTGATCTGGATGAGTTTATCGAAGGTTCTGCCAATGATCTCCAGCGTCTCGTTCACGATGTCATTGATCGATACGACTTTCGGTTCGTATTTACCGCCTCGAGCGAAGGCCAGCAGTTGTGCAGTAAGCTCCGCCGCACGGCTCG contains:
- a CDS encoding DUF1858 domain-containing protein, whose translation is MISAPQITKNMKIEEVVKRYPKTISVFERFGLRCTSCSVSAFEYIEEGARSHGIDVDILLDELNRVAHE
- a CDS encoding OmpA family protein, whose protein sequence is MAPDSNLAALRQEAAMGRLTPLFLSLVLAGFLFSACASLLVRKPKTIDAAADPIYRLDAELNAVAQAERTGNDSLVVRFSNVALFDVDEYSLRVGAERMLVDVVEVLKAFPDYLVVVEGHTDSEGEEGYNQWLSERRSRLVADFLVSHGLDPYSIQVVGYGESRPLTRNNTAEGRRQNRRVELHIRPKHASAGYIAD